One genomic segment of Occultella kanbiaonis includes these proteins:
- a CDS encoding maleylpyruvate isomerase N-terminal domain-containing protein translates to MPTPLPTLTAELRDQWDLLRSRLDDLDDDVLAEPSAVAGWSVAELVAHLGRAMAVFSSCEPQPTDVEPLPLEEYVRGYAMGADEISRGTKALAAELGDDLLPRLDELAEAAFDRLAALTESGPDAVVLARRGPITVRDLVLTRIIELVAHGYDLATDLPAPAPVDAGARKIAAEALLDALNRASGYDLQVGDEAAWIKAATGRITWPDAVAAAALRPEYLSDGLPDVSRFLPLI, encoded by the coding sequence ATGCCGACACCGCTGCCGACGCTGACCGCCGAACTACGGGACCAGTGGGACCTGCTCCGGAGCAGGCTCGACGACCTCGACGACGATGTGCTCGCCGAGCCGAGCGCGGTCGCGGGCTGGAGCGTCGCCGAACTGGTGGCCCACCTCGGGCGCGCCATGGCGGTGTTCTCCAGCTGCGAGCCGCAGCCCACCGACGTCGAGCCCCTGCCGCTCGAGGAGTACGTGCGCGGCTACGCGATGGGTGCGGACGAGATCTCCCGGGGGACGAAGGCTCTCGCGGCCGAACTGGGTGACGACCTCCTGCCCCGCCTGGACGAGCTCGCGGAGGCGGCGTTCGACCGGCTCGCGGCCCTCACCGAGTCCGGACCCGACGCCGTGGTGCTCGCCCGCCGCGGGCCGATCACGGTGCGAGACCTCGTGCTGACCAGGATCATCGAGCTCGTGGCGCACGGGTACGACCTCGCCACCGACCTGCCTGCTCCGGCGCCGGTCGACGCCGGTGCCCGCAAGATCGCCGCGGAGGCACTGCTCGATGCGCTCAACCGGGCCAGCGGCTACGACCTGCAGGTGGGCGACGAGGCGGCCTGGATCAAGGCGGCGACTGGCCGCATCACCTGGCCCGACGCCGTGGCCGCCGCTGCGCTGCGACCCGAGTACCTCAGTGACGGCCTGCCCGACGTGAGCCGTTTTCTGCCGTTGATCTGA
- a CDS encoding FAD-binding and (Fe-S)-binding domain-containing protein, whose protein sequence is MSTNPPVAPELTDLVAALDRAIDGEVDASARRRSEYATDASNYRVPPQVVVFPRSTEDVLATLATARAHGSPVTSRGGGTSVAGNAVGPGIVIDFSRHLNKILEIDPVARTARVQPGVVMSDLQAAAKPHGLRFGPDPSTQARATLAGMIGNNACGPHAVAYGRTVDNTIALDVVDGTGRRFTTSTGSGALDEIPGLADLVRSRLALIRTEFGRFGRQVSGYSLEHLLPEHGTDLAKFLVGTEGTLVTILEATVNLVPIPSSPVLVALGYPDMPAAADAVPAMLAHAPLAIEGLDAKLVDVVRAHKGADSVPELPPGAGWLLVEVGGETPEAALASAQAIVADSGTEAARIMPPGPDATAMWQIRADGAGLAGRTATGAQAWPGWEDAAVPPERLGTYLREFEALMDSYGVSGLPYGHFGDGCIHVRIDFPMTDEAGAAQFRSFMLDAARLVASHGGSLSGEHGDGRARGELLPLMYSAEAIAAFEAVKALFDPEDLLNPGVVVRPRAVDDDLRRPHARPLPMLSGSGFAFAHDDGDFTTAVHRCVGVGKCRADLTDAGSFMCPSYLATRDEKNSTRGRARVLQEMANGTLVQGWDAPEVHDSLDLCLSCKACSSDCPAGVDMAQYKSEVLHRSYRGKVRPISHYALGWLPRWARLITSVPGVSRLVNAVLGVRPIAKLVLAGGGMDTRRRMVTFADEPLRRWWGRRARDRSRAARAGAARDTAAPTTGASSVPGQAPPSGIASGSTEVLLWADSFSEHLDTTGARAMVAVLEQAGYTVRMPEASACCGLTWISTGQLDGARARLRQTMDVLGPYAEAGIPIIGIEPSCTAVLRSDLPDLFPDDPRAAALAKGTYTLAELLTAPAPLGPADWAPPELSGLQVIAQPHCHQHAVMGYEADLEVLRRAGAQVSTLGTCCGLAGNFGMEKGHYDVSVAVAEQALLPALREAPEGAVYLADGYSCRTQAQQLAGVTGMQLAQLLRRP, encoded by the coding sequence GTGAGCACGAATCCCCCCGTGGCGCCCGAGCTGACCGACCTGGTCGCGGCCCTGGACCGCGCGATCGACGGTGAGGTCGACGCGTCCGCGCGGCGCCGGTCCGAGTACGCCACCGACGCGTCCAACTACCGGGTGCCGCCGCAGGTGGTGGTGTTCCCACGCAGTACCGAGGACGTCCTCGCGACCCTCGCCACCGCCCGCGCGCACGGAAGCCCGGTCACCTCCCGGGGCGGCGGCACCTCGGTGGCGGGCAACGCCGTCGGGCCCGGCATCGTGATCGACTTCTCCCGGCACCTGAACAAGATCCTCGAGATCGACCCGGTCGCCCGCACCGCCCGCGTGCAGCCGGGCGTCGTGATGTCGGACCTGCAGGCGGCCGCGAAACCGCACGGCCTCCGTTTCGGACCGGACCCGTCCACCCAGGCCCGGGCCACCCTCGCCGGCATGATCGGCAACAACGCCTGCGGCCCGCACGCGGTCGCGTACGGGCGCACGGTGGACAACACGATCGCTCTGGACGTCGTGGACGGCACCGGGCGGCGGTTCACCACGAGCACCGGTTCCGGTGCCCTCGACGAGATCCCCGGCCTGGCGGACCTGGTCCGCTCGCGCCTCGCGCTGATCCGCACCGAGTTCGGCCGGTTCGGCCGCCAGGTCTCCGGGTACTCCCTCGAGCACCTGCTGCCCGAGCACGGCACCGACCTCGCGAAGTTCCTGGTCGGGACGGAGGGAACCCTGGTCACGATCCTCGAGGCGACCGTGAACCTGGTGCCGATCCCGAGCTCGCCGGTGCTCGTCGCCCTCGGCTACCCGGACATGCCCGCGGCCGCGGACGCCGTGCCCGCGATGCTCGCCCACGCCCCGCTCGCGATCGAGGGCCTGGACGCGAAGCTCGTCGACGTGGTGCGCGCCCACAAGGGCGCCGACTCGGTCCCGGAGCTCCCGCCGGGCGCCGGGTGGCTGCTCGTGGAGGTGGGCGGCGAGACGCCCGAGGCCGCGCTCGCCTCCGCCCAGGCGATCGTCGCGGACTCCGGCACCGAAGCGGCCCGGATCATGCCGCCCGGGCCGGACGCGACCGCGATGTGGCAGATCCGTGCCGATGGCGCCGGCCTGGCCGGGCGCACCGCGACCGGTGCGCAGGCGTGGCCGGGCTGGGAGGATGCCGCGGTCCCGCCCGAGCGGCTCGGCACCTACCTGCGCGAGTTCGAGGCGCTGATGGACTCCTACGGGGTGTCCGGTCTGCCGTACGGGCACTTCGGGGACGGCTGCATCCACGTGCGCATCGACTTCCCGATGACCGACGAGGCCGGCGCCGCGCAGTTCCGGTCCTTCATGCTCGACGCCGCGCGGCTCGTGGCCTCCCACGGTGGCTCCCTCTCCGGCGAGCACGGGGACGGCCGGGCCCGGGGCGAGCTGCTGCCGCTGATGTACTCGGCCGAGGCGATCGCGGCGTTCGAAGCGGTCAAGGCGCTCTTCGACCCCGAGGATCTGCTCAACCCGGGCGTCGTGGTGCGGCCCCGCGCCGTGGACGACGACCTGCGGCGCCCGCACGCCCGCCCGCTGCCGATGCTGTCCGGGTCCGGCTTCGCGTTCGCCCACGACGACGGCGACTTCACCACGGCCGTGCACCGGTGTGTCGGGGTCGGCAAATGTCGCGCGGACCTGACCGACGCCGGGTCCTTCATGTGCCCCTCCTACCTGGCCACCAGGGACGAGAAGAACTCCACCCGCGGCCGCGCCCGGGTGCTCCAGGAGATGGCGAACGGCACCCTCGTGCAGGGCTGGGACGCGCCCGAGGTGCACGACTCTCTCGACCTGTGCCTGTCCTGCAAGGCGTGCTCGTCCGACTGCCCGGCCGGGGTGGACATGGCCCAGTACAAGTCCGAGGTGCTGCACCGCAGCTACCGCGGCAAGGTCCGCCCGATCAGCCACTACGCGCTCGGCTGGCTGCCGCGGTGGGCCCGGCTGATCACGTCCGTGCCGGGTGTGTCAAGGCTGGTGAACGCGGTCCTGGGGGTGCGCCCGATCGCGAAGCTCGTGCTCGCCGGTGGTGGCATGGATACCCGACGGCGGATGGTCACCTTCGCGGACGAGCCGTTGCGCAGGTGGTGGGGCAGGCGGGCGCGCGATCGGTCCCGCGCCGCTCGCGCGGGCGCAGCCCGCGACACGGCCGCACCCACGACCGGGGCGAGCTCGGTGCCCGGCCAGGCTCCGCCGTCGGGCATCGCCTCGGGCTCGACCGAGGTGCTGCTCTGGGCGGACTCGTTCTCCGAGCACCTGGACACCACCGGCGCCCGCGCCATGGTGGCGGTGCTCGAGCAGGCCGGGTACACCGTGCGGATGCCGGAGGCGAGCGCGTGCTGCGGCCTCACCTGGATCTCGACCGGGCAGCTCGACGGCGCCAGGGCGCGGCTGCGCCAGACGATGGACGTGCTCGGCCCCTACGCCGAGGCGGGTATCCCGATCATCGGCATCGAGCCGTCCTGCACGGCGGTGCTGCGCTCGGACCTGCCGGACCTGTTCCCCGACGATCCCCGTGCTGCGGCCCTGGCGAAGGGCACCTACACGCTCGCGGAGCTGCTGACCGCGCCCGCGCCGCTCGGGCCGGCGGACTGGGCGCCGCCGGAGCTGTCCGGCCTGCAGGTGATCGCCCAGCCGCACTGCCACCAGCACGCCGTGATGGGGTACGAGGCGGACCTTGAGGTGCTGCGCCGGGCCGGTGCACAGGTGTCGACGCTCGGCACCTGCTGCGGGCTGGCGGGGAACTTCGGCATGGAGAAGGGGCACTACGACGTCTCGGTCGCGGTGGCCGAGCAGGCCCTGCTGCCGGCCCTGCGGGAGGCCCCCGAGGGGGCCGTCTACCTCGCCGACGGGTACTCCTGCCGCACCCAGGCGCAGCAGTTGGCAGGTGTTACCGGAATGCAACTGGCCCAGTTGCTCCGGCGCCCTTGA